One Glycine max cultivar Williams 82 chromosome 6, Glycine_max_v4.0, whole genome shotgun sequence DNA segment encodes these proteins:
- the LOC100820417 gene encoding metal-nicotianamine transporter YSL3 isoform X1 has translation MNPMGTSTVSDEELKEIENLGREDIEEAPIVPEDVSRIAPWIRQITLRGLVASFLIGIIYSVIVMKLNLTTGLVPNLNVSAALLGFVLIRAWTKVLAKAKIVSTPFTRQENTIIQTCAVACYSIAVGGGFGSYLLGLNRRTYEQAGVGTEGNNPGSTKEPGIGWMTAFLFVTSFVGLLALVPIRKIMIIDYKLTYPSGTATAVLINGFHTPKGDVMAKKQVHGFLKFFSASFLWAFFQWFYSGGDNCGFVQFPTFGLKAWKNSFYFDFSMTYVGAGMICSHLVNLSLLLGAVISWGIMWPLIRGLKGEWFPASIPESSMKSLNGYKVFISIALILGDGLYNFVKVLYFTATNIHATVKRKNPETFSDNQKPLPLDDLRRNEVFARESIPIWLACTGYILFSIVSIIVIPLMFPQLKWYYVVFAYLFAPSLGFCNAYGAGLTDMNMAYNYGKVALFVLSALAGKNDGVVAGLVGCGLIKSIVSISSDLMHDFKTGHLTFTSPRSMLLSQAIGTAIGCVVAPLTFFLFYKAFDVGNPDGDYKAPYAIIYRNMAILGVEGFSALPHHCLQLCYGFFTFAIAANLVRDLGPKKIGKWIPLPMAMAVPFLVGGYFAIDMCMGSLVVFLWHTLNRNEAGLMVPAVASGLICGDGLWILPSSILALLKIRPPICMSFLSASAS, from the exons ATGAATCCAATGGGAACTAGTACCGTAAGCGACGAAGAACTCAAAGAGATTGAGAATCTCGGAAGAGAGGACATTGAAGAGGCTCCAATTGTGCCTGAGGATGTGAGCAGAATAGCACCATGGATAAGACAGATTACACTTCGGGGGCTAGTAGCTAGCTTCCTGATTGGGATAATTTATAGTGTGATTGTGATGAAGCTGAACCTCACAACTGGGTTAGTCCCCAATCTCAATGTCTCAGCTGCTCTCCTTGGCTTTGTGCTCATTAGAGCTTGGACTAAGGTTCTTGCAAAGGCCAAGATTGTTTCGACTCCGTTCACTAGACAGGAGAACACCATCATCCAGACTTGCGCGGTCGCTTGCTATAGCATCGCGGTAGGAG GTGGTTTCGGTTCTTATCTCCTGGGTTTGAATAGGAGGACTTATGAGCAAGCAGGGGTTGGCACAGAGGGGAATAATCCGGGTAGTACCAAGGAGCCTGGAATTGGATGGATGACAGCCTTTCTCTTTGTGACCAGCTTTGTTGGATTGTTGGCGTTGGTTCCCATTCGAAAg ATTATGATAATAGACTACAAATTAACTTATCCAAGTGGAACTGCTACTGCTGTTCTTATTAACGGGTTCCATACTCCTAAAGGAGATGTGATGGCCAA GAAGCAGGTTCATGGTTTCTTGAAATTCTTCTCAGCCAGTTTCCTCTGGGCTTTCTTTCAATGGTTTTATTCGGGTGGAGATAACTGTGGATTTGTTCAGTTTCCCACTTTTGGATTGAAAGCATGGAAAAACTC attttattttgatttcagCATGACTTATGTCGGAGCAGGAATGATTTGTTCCCATCTTGTAAATTTATCATTGCTTCTTGGTGCTGTGATTTCATGGGGCATTATGTGGCCCTTAATCAGGGGACTAAAAGGGGAATGGTTTCCTGCAAGCATACCAGAAAGTAGCATGAAGAGTCTTAATGGTTATAAG gtttttatttctattgcttTGATTCTTGGTGATGGGCTTTACAATTTTGTCAAAGTCCTCTATTTCACTGCCACGAATATTCATGCCACCGTGAAAAGGAAGAACCCCGAAACAT TTTCAGATAACCAGAAACCACTCCCTCTTGATGATCTTAGACGGAATGAAGTGTTTGCAAGAGAAAGCATTCCTATATGGTTGGCATGTACTGGATACATATTATTCTCCATCGTTTCTATCATTGTAATCCCTTTGATGTTCCCACAGTTGAAGTGGTATTACGTGGTGTTTGCCTATCTTTTCGCACCCTCTCTTGGCTTCTGCAATGCTTATGGTGCAGGTTTAACCGACATGAACATGGCCTATAACTATGGGAAAGTGGCTCTCTTTGTGCTTTCAGCCTTGGCCGGAAAAAATGATGGTGTAGTTGCTGGACTTGTGGGGTGTGGCCTGATAAAATCCATTGTTTCAATTTCATCTGATTTGATGCATGATTTCAAGACTGGCCATCTCACTTTCACTTCCCCTCGTTCGATGCTTCTAAGCCAAGCAATTGGGACAGCAATAGGTTGTGTAGTTGCTCCTCTcacattcttccttttttacaaGGCTTTTGATGTGGGGAACCCAGATGGGGACTACAAGGCTCCGTATGCCATCATATATAGAAACATGGCAATTCTTGGTGTGGAAGGCTTTTCTGCCCTTCCCCATCATTGCTTGCAGCTTTGTTACGGATTTTTCACATTTGCCATAGCGGCCAACTTGGTCAGAGATCTTGGCCCCAAAAAGATTGGGAAATGGATTCCACTTCCAATGGCAATGGCTGTCCCCTTCCTAGTTGGTGGTTACTTTGCCATTGACATGTGCATGGGTAGTTTGGTTGTGTTTTTGTGGCACACACTTAACAGAAATGAGGCTGGTTTGATGGTCCCTGCAGTTGCTTCTGGTTTGATTTGTGGAGATGGATTATGGATTCTCCCTTCATCCATTCTTGCTTTGTTGAAAATTCGTCCCCCGATCTGCATGAGCTTCCTGTCAGCCAGTGCcagttag
- the LOC100820417 gene encoding metal-nicotianamine transporter YSL3 isoform X2, with the protein MNPMGTSTVSDEELKEIENLGREDIEEAPIVPEDVSRIAPWIRQITLRGLVASFLIGIIYSVIVMKLNLTTGLVPNLNVSAALLGFVLIRAWTKVLAKAKIVSTPFTRQENTIIQTCAVACYSIAVGGGFGSYLLGLNRRTYEQAGVGTEGNNPGSTKEPGIGWMTAFLFVTSFVGLLALVPIRKIMIIDYKLTYPSGTATAVLINGFHTPKGDVMAKKQVHGFLKFFSASFLWAFFQWFYSGGDNCGFVQFPTFGLKAWKNSFYFDFSMTYVGAGMICSHLVNLSLLLGAVISWGIMWPLIRGLKGEWFPASIPESSMKSLNGYKVFISIALILGDGLYNFVKVLYFTATNIHATVKRKNPETYNQKPLPLDDLRRNEVFARESIPIWLACTGYILFSIVSIIVIPLMFPQLKWYYVVFAYLFAPSLGFCNAYGAGLTDMNMAYNYGKVALFVLSALAGKNDGVVAGLVGCGLIKSIVSISSDLMHDFKTGHLTFTSPRSMLLSQAIGTAIGCVVAPLTFFLFYKAFDVGNPDGDYKAPYAIIYRNMAILGVEGFSALPHHCLQLCYGFFTFAIAANLVRDLGPKKIGKWIPLPMAMAVPFLVGGYFAIDMCMGSLVVFLWHTLNRNEAGLMVPAVASGLICGDGLWILPSSILALLKIRPPICMSFLSASAS; encoded by the exons ATGAATCCAATGGGAACTAGTACCGTAAGCGACGAAGAACTCAAAGAGATTGAGAATCTCGGAAGAGAGGACATTGAAGAGGCTCCAATTGTGCCTGAGGATGTGAGCAGAATAGCACCATGGATAAGACAGATTACACTTCGGGGGCTAGTAGCTAGCTTCCTGATTGGGATAATTTATAGTGTGATTGTGATGAAGCTGAACCTCACAACTGGGTTAGTCCCCAATCTCAATGTCTCAGCTGCTCTCCTTGGCTTTGTGCTCATTAGAGCTTGGACTAAGGTTCTTGCAAAGGCCAAGATTGTTTCGACTCCGTTCACTAGACAGGAGAACACCATCATCCAGACTTGCGCGGTCGCTTGCTATAGCATCGCGGTAGGAG GTGGTTTCGGTTCTTATCTCCTGGGTTTGAATAGGAGGACTTATGAGCAAGCAGGGGTTGGCACAGAGGGGAATAATCCGGGTAGTACCAAGGAGCCTGGAATTGGATGGATGACAGCCTTTCTCTTTGTGACCAGCTTTGTTGGATTGTTGGCGTTGGTTCCCATTCGAAAg ATTATGATAATAGACTACAAATTAACTTATCCAAGTGGAACTGCTACTGCTGTTCTTATTAACGGGTTCCATACTCCTAAAGGAGATGTGATGGCCAA GAAGCAGGTTCATGGTTTCTTGAAATTCTTCTCAGCCAGTTTCCTCTGGGCTTTCTTTCAATGGTTTTATTCGGGTGGAGATAACTGTGGATTTGTTCAGTTTCCCACTTTTGGATTGAAAGCATGGAAAAACTC attttattttgatttcagCATGACTTATGTCGGAGCAGGAATGATTTGTTCCCATCTTGTAAATTTATCATTGCTTCTTGGTGCTGTGATTTCATGGGGCATTATGTGGCCCTTAATCAGGGGACTAAAAGGGGAATGGTTTCCTGCAAGCATACCAGAAAGTAGCATGAAGAGTCTTAATGGTTATAAG gtttttatttctattgcttTGATTCTTGGTGATGGGCTTTACAATTTTGTCAAAGTCCTCTATTTCACTGCCACGAATATTCATGCCACCGTGAAAAGGAAGAACCCCGAAACAT ATAACCAGAAACCACTCCCTCTTGATGATCTTAGACGGAATGAAGTGTTTGCAAGAGAAAGCATTCCTATATGGTTGGCATGTACTGGATACATATTATTCTCCATCGTTTCTATCATTGTAATCCCTTTGATGTTCCCACAGTTGAAGTGGTATTACGTGGTGTTTGCCTATCTTTTCGCACCCTCTCTTGGCTTCTGCAATGCTTATGGTGCAGGTTTAACCGACATGAACATGGCCTATAACTATGGGAAAGTGGCTCTCTTTGTGCTTTCAGCCTTGGCCGGAAAAAATGATGGTGTAGTTGCTGGACTTGTGGGGTGTGGCCTGATAAAATCCATTGTTTCAATTTCATCTGATTTGATGCATGATTTCAAGACTGGCCATCTCACTTTCACTTCCCCTCGTTCGATGCTTCTAAGCCAAGCAATTGGGACAGCAATAGGTTGTGTAGTTGCTCCTCTcacattcttccttttttacaaGGCTTTTGATGTGGGGAACCCAGATGGGGACTACAAGGCTCCGTATGCCATCATATATAGAAACATGGCAATTCTTGGTGTGGAAGGCTTTTCTGCCCTTCCCCATCATTGCTTGCAGCTTTGTTACGGATTTTTCACATTTGCCATAGCGGCCAACTTGGTCAGAGATCTTGGCCCCAAAAAGATTGGGAAATGGATTCCACTTCCAATGGCAATGGCTGTCCCCTTCCTAGTTGGTGGTTACTTTGCCATTGACATGTGCATGGGTAGTTTGGTTGTGTTTTTGTGGCACACACTTAACAGAAATGAGGCTGGTTTGATGGTCCCTGCAGTTGCTTCTGGTTTGATTTGTGGAGATGGATTATGGATTCTCCCTTCATCCATTCTTGCTTTGTTGAAAATTCGTCCCCCGATCTGCATGAGCTTCCTGTCAGCCAGTGCcagttag